One part of the Segnochrobactrum spirostomi genome encodes these proteins:
- a CDS encoding YfbR-like 5'-deoxynucleotidase, whose product MADRTGAPPRAWQRMLSGRRLDLITPSPLDIEIADIAHGLARVARWNGQTTGPHAYSVGQHALLVEHLTRLAKPDLSPVCQMLALLHDAPEYVIGDMISPFKAVLGDGYKSIERRLAAAVHLRFGLPAEPSAEVHKLIKRADLVSAYLEATRLAGFTEAEARSLFGTPRNLDPSQPALVDLVTPWPAAEVERRFLARFAEIDAAL is encoded by the coding sequence ATGGCCGACCGCACCGGCGCGCCGCCCCGAGCCTGGCAGCGCATGCTCTCCGGCCGCCGGCTGGACCTCATCACCCCCTCGCCGCTCGACATCGAGATCGCCGACATCGCCCACGGCCTCGCCCGCGTCGCCCGCTGGAACGGCCAGACGACGGGGCCGCACGCCTACTCGGTCGGCCAGCACGCGCTTCTCGTCGAGCATCTTACCCGGCTCGCGAAGCCGGACCTCTCCCCCGTCTGCCAGATGCTGGCGCTGCTTCACGACGCCCCGGAATATGTGATCGGCGACATGATCTCGCCGTTCAAGGCGGTGCTCGGCGACGGTTACAAATCGATCGAGCGGCGCCTCGCCGCGGCGGTTCATCTGCGCTTCGGCCTGCCGGCCGAGCCGAGCGCGGAGGTCCACAAGCTCATCAAGCGGGCCGATCTCGTCTCCGCCTATCTCGAGGCGACACGGCTCGCCGGCTTCACCGAAGCGGAGGCGCGCAGCCTGTTCGGCACGCCGCGCAATCTCGACCCGTCGCAGCCGGCCCTGGTCGATCTCGTCACCCCCTGGCCGGCGGCCGAGGTGGAGCGGCGCTTCCTCGCCCGCTTCGCCGAAATCGACGCCGCGCTCTGA
- the ygfZ gene encoding CAF17-like 4Fe-4S cluster assembly/insertion protein YgfZ, protein MGGAFVTELTDRAVVRISGPDTRPFLQALVTSDVLALSDSRAGYAALLTPQGKILFDFLIAPTSDGVVLDVAAPLAADLVRRLGFYKLRAKIEIRDTSADETVLAFWAGDPPPILPGVVFQDPRLAALGHRAIVPRAALATVYALPLLSRAVESAWHAHRIALGVPEGGRDFGYGETFPHDADMDALAGVDFRKGCYVGQEVVSRMQHRATARRRIVQVESAGGALPAPGTPLTAGDRPLGVLGSAAGAAGLALVRLDRAKEAADGGTPVMAGDVPVALKLPAWATFGWPETGAASAAD, encoded by the coding sequence ATGGGTGGAGCCTTCGTCACCGAGCTCACCGACCGCGCCGTGGTGCGGATCTCGGGACCCGACACGCGCCCGTTCCTTCAGGCGCTCGTCACCTCCGACGTGCTCGCACTGTCCGACAGCCGCGCCGGCTACGCGGCTCTGCTGACGCCGCAGGGCAAGATCCTGTTCGATTTCCTCATCGCGCCGACGAGCGACGGGGTGGTGCTCGACGTCGCGGCGCCGCTCGCGGCCGATCTCGTCCGCCGGCTCGGCTTCTACAAATTGCGGGCGAAAATCGAGATCCGCGACACCAGCGCCGACGAAACCGTGCTCGCCTTCTGGGCCGGCGATCCCCCGCCGATCCTGCCCGGCGTGGTTTTCCAGGACCCTCGGCTGGCCGCGCTCGGCCACCGCGCGATCGTGCCGCGGGCCGCACTCGCCACGGTCTATGCGCTGCCCCTCTTGAGCCGCGCCGTCGAAAGCGCCTGGCATGCCCACCGCATCGCCCTCGGCGTGCCGGAGGGCGGCCGCGATTTCGGCTATGGCGAGACCTTCCCCCACGATGCCGACATGGATGCGCTCGCAGGCGTCGACTTCCGCAAGGGCTGCTATGTCGGCCAGGAGGTCGTCTCGCGCATGCAGCACCGGGCGACGGCGCGGCGGCGGATCGTGCAGGTCGAGAGCGCCGGCGGCGCCCTGCCCGCCCCCGGCACGCCGCTCACCGCCGGAGACCGACCGCTCGGCGTGCTCGGCTCCGCGGCCGGCGCGGCGGGCCTCGCCCTCGTCCGCCTCGACCGCGCCAAGGAGGCGGCGGACGGCGGCACGCCGGTCATGGCCGGCGACGTGCCGGTCGCCCTGAAATTGCCGGCGTGGGCAACCTTTGGCTGGCCCGAGACGGGCGCGGCCTCGGCGGCGGACTGA
- a CDS encoding cell wall hydrolase yields the protein MFRTSDEHECMARVLYFESNRSSEEGMLAVGTVVMNRVQSGKYPRSICGVVAQQGQFAPHALSAPMTGTAKVRAERVASAVMSGRRHPALKDVYFFHTANASYPRPNLQYVAIAGGNAFYKRPPRGAPYRASPNIMLASSTSYGGSRAATLQPRYALPPSTKPQTEQQWALPPATLPESPAGLPPDPPVETAGAVPLPPASPYDLAQAAGEAPAPTRIAPVQAQAKPRSINDILAMTEGGGVPLN from the coding sequence ATGTTCCGAACCAGCGACGAGCACGAGTGCATGGCGCGGGTGCTCTATTTCGAATCCAACCGCTCCAGCGAAGAGGGCATGCTCGCGGTCGGCACCGTGGTGATGAACCGCGTCCAATCCGGAAAGTATCCCCGCTCCATTTGCGGCGTCGTCGCCCAGCAGGGGCAGTTCGCGCCCCACGCGCTGAGCGCGCCGATGACCGGCACCGCCAAGGTGCGCGCCGAGCGCGTGGCCTCGGCGGTGATGTCCGGCCGCCGCCATCCGGCGCTGAAGGACGTCTATTTCTTCCACACGGCCAATGCGAGCTATCCGCGGCCGAACCTGCAATATGTGGCGATCGCCGGCGGTAACGCGTTCTACAAGCGGCCGCCGCGCGGGGCGCCGTATCGCGCCTCGCCGAACATCATGCTCGCCTCGAGCACGTCCTATGGCGGCTCGCGCGCGGCGACGCTCCAGCCGCGCTACGCCCTGCCGCCCTCGACGAAGCCGCAGACCGAGCAACAATGGGCGCTGCCGCCGGCGACGCTGCCGGAGAGCCCGGCGGGCCTGCCGCCCGATCCGCCCGTCGAGACCGCAGGCGCCGTGCCGCTGCCGCCGGCCTCCCCCTACGATCTGGCCCAGGCCGCGGGCGAAGCCCCCGCCCCGACCCGGATCGCGCCGGTGCAGGCGCAAGCGAAGCCGCGCTCGATCAACGACATCCTGGCCATGACCGAGGGCGGCGGCGTTCCGCTGAACTGA
- a CDS encoding MFS transporter, translating to MPIALLALAIASFGIGTSEFIIMGILPDVARDLSVSIPRAGLLVTAYALTVTLGGPFVAVAAGRLPRKTALILLMGVFTAGNVACALAGDYWMLLAGRILAALSHGSFFGIGVVVAASVVPRERRSMAIALMFSGLTFANVTGVPLGAMLGHWAGWRSTFWAIVPIGLISAAALVAFVPKTEKPAEGDGSLADFRILGRPQILLTVAISVAGSAALFAVLTYIAPLLTSTANLSQQVISVALLLFGVGNFVGMLAGGRLADWRQMPAILGLLGLLVVIYASFAFTSHATIPAVASMLLIGAVSFATSPGLQTRAIEFAPEAPGVSATLMQSGFNLGNALGAWIGGMALEAGLEYGQLPWLATALTVVALVIALASVALERRNPKPQFAA from the coding sequence ATGCCCATTGCTCTGCTTGCGCTCGCCATCGCCTCGTTCGGCATTGGCACGAGCGAGTTCATCATCATGGGCATCCTGCCCGACGTGGCGCGGGACCTTTCGGTGTCGATCCCGCGGGCGGGCCTTCTCGTTACGGCCTATGCGCTGACCGTGACCCTCGGTGGGCCGTTCGTCGCGGTCGCGGCCGGGCGGCTGCCGCGCAAGACGGCGCTGATCCTTCTCATGGGCGTGTTCACCGCCGGCAACGTCGCCTGCGCGCTCGCTGGCGATTATTGGATGCTGCTTGCCGGCCGCATTCTCGCCGCGCTCTCCCACGGCTCGTTCTTCGGCATCGGCGTCGTGGTGGCGGCCTCGGTGGTGCCGCGCGAGCGCCGCTCGATGGCGATCGCGCTGATGTTCTCCGGCCTCACCTTCGCCAACGTGACGGGCGTGCCGCTCGGCGCCATGCTCGGCCACTGGGCCGGCTGGCGCTCGACCTTCTGGGCGATCGTGCCGATCGGCCTCATCAGCGCCGCCGCCTTGGTCGCCTTCGTGCCGAAGACCGAGAAGCCGGCGGAGGGAGACGGCTCGCTCGCCGATTTCCGCATTCTCGGCCGGCCGCAGATCCTGCTCACGGTCGCGATCAGCGTCGCCGGGTCGGCCGCTTTGTTCGCGGTGCTGACCTACATCGCGCCGCTTCTCACCAGCACCGCGAACCTCTCCCAGCAGGTCATCTCGGTCGCGCTCCTCCTCTTCGGCGTGGGCAACTTCGTCGGCATGCTCGCCGGCGGCCGGCTCGCCGATTGGCGGCAGATGCCGGCGATCCTCGGCCTTCTCGGCCTCCTCGTCGTGATCTATGCGAGCTTCGCCTTCACGAGCCACGCGACGATCCCGGCGGTCGCCTCGATGCTCCTCATCGGCGCGGTGAGCTTCGCCACGAGCCCGGGCCTGCAGACGCGGGCGATCGAGTTCGCCCCGGAGGCGCCGGGCGTGTCGGCGACGCTGATGCAGAGCGGCTTCAATCTCGGCAACGCCCTCGGCGCGTGGATCGGCGGCATGGCCCTCGAAGCCGGCCTCGAATACGGCCAGTTGCCGTGGCTCGCGACCGCCCTCACCGTCGTCGCCCTCGTCATCGCCCTCGCCTCGGTGGCGCTCGAGCGCCGCAACCCGAAACCGCAATTCGCAGCGTAA
- the ade gene encoding adenine deaminase, producing the protein MGGRRTTERAEIERRIDQGRGLVPADLVIRDVRLFDLVTGLMFETDIAITGDTIVGTYGRYEGRRVIEGRGRIAVPGFIDTHLHVESSLVTPLEFDRCVLPHGVTTALCDPHEIANVLGLEGLHYFLACALATAMDLRVNLPSCVPATHMETAGARLSAADLLGLADHPKVLDLAEVMNFPGVLAKDPDMMEKLAAFSDRTRDGHAPLVRGLDLNGYIAAGIANDHESTGAEEALEKIRKGMHVLIREGSVCKDLKALAPILNVATSPFLAFCTDDRNPLEIAHEGHLDFMIRTAIASGVPALAAYRAASTSAATAFGLTDRGLVAPGRRADIVLLDDLDGCAVSDVVAAGRLVGPDLFAARPSVAPVGLDSMRAPTVSATDFRTPASRAEGPVIGIIPGKIITDHLTLTLPYADGERRIDLDQDVVKVAVVERHGVNGNIGRGFVKGFGLKRGAIASSVGHDSHNITVIGADEADMARAVNRLGEIRGGFVVVEDGRVTAEIALPVAGLMSLSSFETVTEELLPLRAAAKALGCTLAEPFLQVAFLPLLVIPHLKIGDFGLVDVDRFTILQS; encoded by the coding sequence GTGGGCGGACGGCGGACAACGGAACGGGCGGAGATCGAACGGCGCATCGATCAGGGGCGCGGCCTGGTTCCCGCGGACCTCGTGATCCGGGATGTCCGGCTGTTCGACCTCGTCACCGGCCTGATGTTCGAGACCGATATCGCGATTACCGGCGACACCATCGTCGGCACCTACGGCCGCTACGAGGGCCGCCGGGTCATCGAGGGTCGCGGCCGGATCGCGGTGCCGGGCTTCATCGACACCCATCTCCACGTCGAATCCTCGCTCGTCACCCCGCTCGAATTCGACCGCTGCGTGCTCCCCCACGGCGTCACCACGGCGCTGTGCGATCCCCACGAGATCGCCAACGTGCTCGGCCTCGAGGGGCTGCATTATTTTCTCGCGTGCGCGCTCGCGACCGCGATGGACCTGCGCGTCAACCTGCCCTCCTGCGTGCCCGCGACCCACATGGAGACGGCAGGCGCGCGGCTGTCGGCCGCCGATCTCCTCGGCCTCGCCGATCACCCCAAGGTGCTCGATCTCGCCGAGGTGATGAACTTTCCCGGCGTCCTCGCCAAGGACCCGGACATGATGGAGAAGCTCGCCGCCTTCTCCGACCGCACCCGTGACGGCCATGCGCCCCTCGTCCGCGGCCTCGACCTCAACGGCTACATCGCCGCCGGCATCGCCAATGACCACGAATCGACCGGCGCCGAAGAGGCGCTCGAGAAGATCCGCAAGGGCATGCACGTGCTCATCCGCGAGGGCTCAGTCTGCAAGGATCTCAAGGCGCTCGCCCCGATCCTCAATGTCGCGACCTCGCCCTTCCTGGCCTTCTGCACCGACGACCGCAATCCGCTCGAGATCGCCCACGAAGGCCATCTCGATTTCATGATCCGCACGGCGATCGCCTCAGGCGTGCCGGCACTCGCCGCCTACCGCGCCGCCTCGACGAGCGCGGCGACCGCCTTCGGCCTGACCGACCGCGGCCTCGTCGCGCCCGGGCGGCGGGCCGACATCGTCCTCCTCGATGACCTCGACGGCTGTGCCGTGTCGGACGTCGTCGCGGCCGGCCGGCTGGTCGGGCCGGACCTCTTCGCCGCACGGCCGAGTGTGGCCCCGGTGGGGCTCGATTCGATGCGCGCGCCGACGGTCAGCGCCACGGATTTCCGCACCCCGGCGAGCCGCGCCGAGGGGCCGGTGATCGGCATCATCCCCGGCAAGATCATCACCGACCACCTGACCCTGACCCTGCCCTACGCCGACGGCGAGCGGCGCATCGACCTCGACCAGGACGTCGTGAAGGTCGCGGTCGTCGAACGGCACGGGGTGAACGGCAATATCGGCCGGGGCTTCGTGAAGGGCTTCGGCCTCAAGCGCGGCGCCATCGCCTCCTCGGTCGGCCACGACAGCCACAACATCACGGTGATCGGTGCCGACGAAGCGGATATGGCGCGCGCCGTGAACCGGCTCGGCGAGATCCGTGGCGGCTTCGTCGTCGTCGAGGACGGCCGCGTCACCGCCGAGATCGCCTTGCCGGTGGCCGGCCTCATGAGCCTCTCCTCGTTCGAGACGGTGACGGAGGAATTGCTGCCGCTGCGCGCCGCGGCGAAGGCGCTGGGCTGCACCCTGGCCGAGCCCTTCCTCCAGGTCGCGTTCCTGCCGCTCCTCGTGATCCCCCACCTCAAGATCGGTGATTTCGGCCTCGTCGACGTCGACCGCTTCACCATTCTGCAGAGCTGA
- a CDS encoding energy transducer TonB family protein, with translation MSSATALIHPSGHRGQATAHGPEPAPSADFAPLDFATLAAVRRHPLRTGWCLAAAAVLAIHGALYWWATAERSAPPTAGDALPAIEMDLSPIALEEAAASEAAQSIESIGPTETLTATPTETAEAKPVEAEAVTPDAVAAVPLATDAPETPPDATAEAVPTETAVAETEAVDPAAEAAAVAEVAAVPAPVEKPVPPETVEAKPVEPEPTKTATRTTRRALRETKVGRASTRNVEGSASATSRASVGEAETGTRAASAAAARDFGSRVRAAIERRKQWPVGASGGGLATVRFTLAQGGAVVAAAIVRSTGSGAFDAAALQAVRSARMPDIPPEMGVSRITISVPINFRR, from the coding sequence ATGTCCTCAGCCACCGCCCTGATCCATCCGTCCGGACACCGCGGGCAGGCCACCGCGCACGGCCCCGAACCCGCTCCGTCCGCCGATTTCGCCCCGCTCGATTTCGCGACCCTCGCCGCCGTGCGCCGTCATCCTCTGCGCACGGGGTGGTGTCTCGCCGCCGCGGCCGTGCTCGCCATCCATGGCGCGCTCTATTGGTGGGCGACCGCCGAACGGTCGGCGCCGCCCACCGCCGGCGACGCCCTCCCCGCGATCGAAATGGACCTCTCTCCCATTGCTCTCGAGGAAGCCGCGGCGAGCGAAGCCGCCCAATCGATCGAGAGCATCGGCCCGACCGAAACGCTGACCGCGACCCCGACCGAAACGGCAGAGGCGAAGCCGGTTGAAGCGGAAGCCGTGACGCCGGACGCCGTGGCCGCCGTCCCCCTCGCGACCGACGCGCCGGAGACGCCTCCCGATGCGACGGCCGAAGCCGTGCCGACCGAAACCGCGGTCGCCGAGACGGAGGCCGTCGATCCCGCCGCCGAGGCGGCGGCGGTGGCGGAGGTCGCCGCCGTGCCCGCGCCGGTCGAGAAGCCCGTCCCGCCGGAGACGGTGGAGGCCAAGCCGGTCGAGCCCGAGCCGACGAAGACGGCGACGCGGACGACCCGCCGAGCGCTGCGGGAAACCAAGGTCGGCCGGGCCTCGACCCGTAATGTCGAGGGCAGCGCCTCCGCGACGAGCCGCGCCTCCGTCGGCGAGGCGGAGACCGGGACCCGCGCCGCGTCCGCCGCGGCGGCCCGCGATTTCGGATCGCGGGTGCGCGCCGCCATCGAGCGGCGCAAGCAATGGCCGGTGGGCGCGAGTGGCGGCGGGCTCGCGACGGTGCGCTTCACCCTCGCCCAGGGCGGCGCGGTCGTAGCCGCGGCGATCGTGCGCTCGACCGGGTCCGGCGCCTTCGACGCCGCAGCACTTCAGGCCGTCCGCAGCGCCCGGATGCCTGACATCCCGCCGGAAATGGGCGTTTCCCGCATCACCATCAGCGTTCCCATCAACTTCCGCCGCTGA
- the exbD gene encoding TonB system transport protein ExbD, with the protein MAARLDDGDDLAENHDINVTPFIDVMLVLLIIFMVTAPLSTVDVPVDLPSSTAPPQPRPDKPVFVSVKADRSVVLGNDTISPETLPAALDGLTGGDKSTRIFLRGDKALPYGDLMAAMNGLRAAGYLKIALVGIEAVPPGP; encoded by the coding sequence ATGGCGGCGCGGCTCGATGACGGCGACGATCTCGCCGAGAACCACGACATCAACGTCACGCCTTTCATCGACGTGATGCTCGTCCTCCTCATCATCTTCATGGTGACGGCGCCGCTTTCGACGGTCGACGTGCCGGTGGACCTGCCCTCCTCCACCGCCCCGCCGCAACCACGGCCGGACAAGCCGGTGTTCGTCTCGGTGAAGGCGGATCGCTCGGTCGTGCTCGGCAACGACACGATCTCCCCGGAGACACTGCCGGCGGCGCTCGACGGCCTGACGGGCGGGGACAAGTCCACCCGCATCTTCCTGCGCGGCGACAAGGCGCTGCCCTACGGCGATCTGATGGCGGCGATGAACGGCCTGCGTGCGGCCGGCTACCTGAAGATCGCCCTCGTCGGCATCGAAGCCGTACCGCCGGGGCCATGA
- the exbB gene encoding tonB-system energizer ExbB, whose protein sequence is MEPTTPAPAAGASFAAPPAAPLGAPPDALSHAGSLPMLSVPHDLSPIGLFMTADIVVKGVMGILILASLLTWTILLFKSVELARAKARVRRALRLLATAPSLEEGAAALAHRGPVGLLAEAALTERRLSASLPASGIKERVDSALARLEAAEARRINVGTGVLASIGSTAPFIGLFGTVWGIMNAFISISRTQTTNLSVVAPGIAEALFATAIGLVAAIPAVVVYNHFARGIGGYKAMLADAGAAIGRLLSRDLDRAHHRAATERGLRLTPAAE, encoded by the coding sequence ATGGAACCGACCACCCCGGCCCCCGCTGCCGGCGCCTCGTTCGCCGCGCCGCCGGCGGCTCCGCTCGGCGCTCCGCCGGACGCGCTGTCGCACGCCGGCAGCCTGCCGATGCTCTCGGTGCCGCACGATCTGTCCCCGATCGGGCTGTTCATGACCGCCGATATCGTCGTCAAGGGCGTGATGGGAATCCTGATCCTCGCCTCGCTGCTGACCTGGACGATCCTGCTCTTCAAATCCGTCGAACTCGCCCGCGCCAAGGCCCGCGTCCGCCGCGCGCTGCGCCTGCTCGCCACCGCCCCTTCGCTCGAGGAGGGCGCCGCGGCCCTGGCCCATCGCGGCCCGGTCGGCCTGCTCGCCGAGGCCGCGCTCACCGAGCGGCGGCTGTCGGCGAGCCTGCCGGCGTCGGGCATCAAGGAGCGCGTCGACAGCGCCCTCGCCCGGCTCGAAGCCGCCGAGGCGCGGCGCATCAATGTCGGAACCGGCGTCCTCGCCTCGATCGGCTCCACGGCCCCCTTCATCGGCCTGTTCGGCACGGTGTGGGGCATCATGAACGCCTTCATCAGCATCAGCCGGACCCAGACGACGAACCTCTCCGTCGTCGCACCGGGCATCGCGGAGGCGCTGTTCGCGACCGCGATCGGCCTCGTCGCGGCGATCCCGGCCGTCGTCGTCTACAACCACTTCGCCCGCGGCATCGGCGGCTACAAGGCGATGCTGGCGGACGCCGGCGCAGCGATCGGCCGGCTCCTCAGCCGCGATCTCGACCGCGCGCATCATCGGGCGGCGACCGAGCGCGGCCTGCGGCTCACACCGGCGGCGGAGTGA
- a CDS encoding Tat pathway signal protein, whose amino-acid sequence MRRKEPRDHRHPQHRPMRHGATLLASAWWIATAALAPDSALATEAQTAPVRIELNKLEAQPNGCRVYFLIENAKGPAIKTLKLDLFVMGRDGVVEKRLAVETAPIAASKTIVKLFDLAGVPCDRVGKVLLNDVMTCDEAAQAPAGICLDRVQTASRAPEVPFVR is encoded by the coding sequence ATGCGCAGAAAAGAGCCGCGGGACCACCGCCACCCTCAGCATCGTCCGATGCGCCACGGCGCGACCCTGCTCGCCTCCGCATGGTGGATCGCGACGGCCGCGCTCGCGCCAGACTCCGCCCTTGCCACCGAAGCGCAGACGGCGCCGGTGCGGATCGAACTCAACAAGCTCGAGGCTCAGCCGAACGGCTGCCGGGTCTATTTCCTGATCGAGAATGCCAAGGGGCCGGCGATCAAGACGCTGAAGCTCGATCTGTTCGTGATGGGACGCGACGGCGTCGTCGAGAAGCGGCTCGCCGTCGAGACCGCACCGATCGCCGCCTCCAAGACGATCGTGAAGCTCTTCGACCTCGCCGGCGTCCCCTGCGACCGGGTCGGCAAGGTGCTGCTCAACGACGTGATGACCTGCGACGAGGCGGCGCAGGCTCCCGCGGGCATCTGCCTCGACCGGGTTCAGACCGCCTCGCGCGCCCCCGAGGTGCCGTTCGTCCGCTGA
- a CDS encoding DUF882 domain-containing protein, whose translation MLSALAFSGLAATAGAAKAETRTLRLYFVHTGESATITFKRDGKFIPAGLRQLNQFLRDWRRNESTRMDPALFDLIWEMYQKTGSREVIHVVSAYRSPATNNMLRSRTRGVAKNSMHTYGKAMDFFLPDVPLARIRETGLHLQMGGVGFYPTSGQPFVHMDTGPVRYWPRMTYDQLARVFPDGKSMYLPSNGKPLPGYEQAAAEYKVRKEAELRSVASISGGGGGGNNGGGLFAFLGNASSAARSAGGDDSGIVRPAPGKGKTLLAAIFGGADEEEDGANTSDEGGGAPAPVKAPAAAPAPATAANSLPGVNLEAAPPPVGTAAAAAPPSAPADEGNGALDQPKIVPVVAPPKPASLPFATSPEPVGTGTGAAVAVATPPQKPAEAQADTATDVASADTSDDPAPAPVAANVPLPLAAPRAEEAPEPTAVAFNSDEMPRAKPAVSFDPVIASADTGDAPPPPALGYAGGADPTLASGYGGDVLAETARSMLRRGQNGSHSGMTALPASRPAFPPEDMPVAVLSPNDPFVGFGGAAGLPDRQDPKVLANDQTVRSASFAPMSAPDRDSMPQLLSAEPSSGVTSFSTANVTSPDIDHFSGSSNPPMTASLP comes from the coding sequence ATGCTCTCTGCGCTGGCCTTCTCGGGGCTGGCGGCGACTGCCGGGGCGGCCAAGGCCGAGACCCGGACCCTGCGGCTTTATTTCGTCCACACCGGCGAGTCCGCGACCATCACCTTCAAGCGCGACGGCAAGTTCATTCCCGCCGGCCTGCGCCAGCTCAACCAGTTCCTGCGCGATTGGCGCCGCAACGAGTCCACTCGCATGGACCCGGCGCTGTTCGACCTGATCTGGGAGATGTACCAGAAGACCGGCTCCCGCGAAGTCATCCACGTGGTTTCGGCCTATCGCTCGCCGGCGACGAACAACATGCTGCGCAGCCGCACCCGCGGCGTCGCGAAGAACAGCATGCACACCTACGGCAAGGCGATGGACTTCTTCCTCCCGGACGTGCCGTTGGCGCGCATCCGCGAGACTGGTCTTCACCTGCAGATGGGCGGCGTCGGCTTCTATCCGACCTCGGGCCAGCCCTTCGTTCACATGGATACGGGTCCCGTGCGCTATTGGCCGCGCATGACCTATGACCAGCTCGCCCGGGTCTTCCCCGACGGCAAGTCGATGTATCTGCCCTCCAACGGCAAGCCGCTGCCGGGCTATGAGCAGGCGGCGGCCGAGTACAAGGTCCGCAAGGAGGCCGAGTTGCGTTCGGTCGCCTCGATCTCCGGCGGCGGTGGCGGCGGCAATAATGGTGGTGGCTTGTTTGCCTTCCTCGGCAACGCCTCCTCCGCCGCGCGCTCGGCCGGCGGCGACGACAGCGGCATCGTCCGCCCGGCGCCGGGCAAGGGCAAGACGCTCCTCGCTGCAATCTTCGGCGGGGCCGACGAGGAAGAAGACGGCGCGAACACGAGTGACGAGGGCGGCGGCGCGCCGGCCCCGGTCAAGGCGCCGGCAGCGGCCCCCGCGCCGGCGACGGCCGCCAATTCGCTGCCGGGCGTCAATCTCGAGGCGGCACCTCCGCCGGTCGGAACCGCCGCGGCGGCCGCGCCGCCCTCGGCGCCCGCCGACGAGGGCAACGGCGCGCTCGACCAGCCGAAGATCGTTCCGGTCGTGGCGCCGCCCAAGCCCGCTTCGCTTCCGTTCGCCACCTCGCCCGAGCCGGTCGGCACCGGCACCGGCGCGGCCGTCGCCGTGGCGACGCCGCCGCAGAAGCCGGCTGAAGCCCAGGCCGACACCGCGACCGACGTCGCGAGCGCCGATACGTCCGATGATCCCGCGCCGGCTCCGGTCGCCGCCAACGTGCCCCTGCCGCTCGCCGCGCCCCGCGCCGAGGAGGCGCCCGAGCCGACCGCTGTCGCCTTCAACTCGGACGAGATGCCGCGCGCCAAGCCCGCGGTCTCGTTCGACCCGGTCATCGCGAGCGCCGACACCGGCGATGCGCCGCCGCCGCCCGCGCTCGGCTATGCCGGCGGCGCCGACCCGACGCTCGCCTCGGGCTATGGCGGCGATGTGCTCGCCGAGACCGCGCGCTCGATGTTGCGTCGCGGCCAGAACGGCAGCCATTCCGGCATGACGGCACTGCCGGCGAGCCGCCCGGCCTTCCCGCCGGAGGACATGCCCGTCGCCGTGCTCTCGCCGAACGATCCGTTCGTCGGCTTCGGCGGCGCCGCCGGCCTGCCGGACCGTCAGGACCCCAAGGTGCTGGCGAACGACCAGACCGTACGTTCCGCCTCCTTCGCGCCGATGAGCGCGCCGGATCGGGATTCGATGCCGCAGCTCCTCTCCGCCGAGCCGAGCTCGGGTGTGACGAGCTTCTCGACGGCGAACGTGACATCGCCCGACATCGATCACTTCTCCGGGTCGTCGAACCCGCCGATGACGGCGTCGCTTCCGTAA
- a CDS encoding aa3-type cytochrome c oxidase subunit IV produces the protein MAHGDDHAAGYYEATPDHMSAMDYAAHEATYRHFLGLAKWGVIFCVVLLALMGFFLT, from the coding sequence ATGGCGCACGGAGACGACCACGCCGCGGGCTATTACGAGGCGACGCCGGACCACATGTCGGCGATGGATTACGCCGCCCACGAGGCGACGTACCGCCATTTCCTGGGGCTCGCGAAGTGGGGGGTCATTTTCTGCGTCGTCCTCCTCGCTCTCATGGGCTTCTTTCTGACCTGA